The Dongia rigui genome includes the window TGATGATCCCCATCCGTGCCCTGGAAAACGGCCTCTTCCTCGCTTATGCCAACCAGGCAGGGACCGAGGCGGATTGGGACTATGCCGGCCTCTCCTGCATCATCGCCCCGGATGGCCGGCCCCTGGCCCGCGCCGGTGACCAGCCCGCCCTAATCCTCGCCGAACTCGACAAAGCGGAAATTACCGCCGCGCGCTCCAAACTCACCTATCTCCACGACGCGCGCTTCACCGTGACGGGACCTGTGTGACATTTGCGGCGCGCGTGGCCATTTCGTGCCGCTCTCTTGCAAGTGAACCCGGCACCCCTCTAAGAGACTGCCTCGACGACGCATCATTTGAACAGACCCATGACCCACCCGCTTACTTCCGCCCAGCTCACCCCAATCATCAACGAACTCGCCGCAGCCGCGCTCCCACGCTGGCATCTGGGCGGCGCCAAGGTGACCCTGGTCAATCATTCGGAAAACTGGACCTATCGCGTCGAGCCGCAGGACGCGCTGCGACCGGTGATCCTGCGCGTGCACCGGGCGGGCTATCATTCCCTGAACGGTATCCGCAGCGAGCTGGCCTGGATGCGCGCCCTGCAAGCGGAGGCCGGCGTCAAGACACCGCAGGCGATCCCGGGCCGCGACGGGGCCGACATCCAGACGGTGTCGCATCCGGCGCTGGAGAGCCCCCGCCATTGCGTGCTGTTTGAATTCATCGACGGCATCGAACCGCCGCAGGACGATCTGGTGGCACCCTTCCGGCAGCTGGGCGAGGTGGCGGCGCGCTGCCATACCCATGCCGAGACCTGGCAGCGGCCGGCCTATTTCGATCGCCTCGCCTGGGATTTCGAGCATGCGGTGGGTGCGACACCCAATTGGGGCGACTGGCGGCAAGGTCCGGCCTGCACCCGTGAACGCGCGGCGGTCATTCAGCGCGCGGTCGATCTGTTGCAAAAGCGCCTTGCCGCGTTTGGCCAGGGGCGTGACCGCTATGGCTATATCCATGCCGATTTCCGCCTTGCCAACCTGCTGCTGCACGAAGGCGACGTGCGCGTCATCGATTTCGACGACAGCGGGCTTGGCTGGTTTCTCTATGACGCCGCAACGGCGGTGAGTTTTTTTGAGACCCGCGCCGATGTGCCGGAGTTGATCGAGGCCTGGAAGGACGGCTATCGCCGCCGCCGCGCACTCTCAAGCGCTGAAGAGACGGAGATCGACAGCTTCATCCTGCTGCGGCGCCTGACGCTCTTTGCCTGGATGGGTTCGCATAACGAAACCGAGCTGGCGCAGACCGAGGGGCCTGGCTATGCGCAAGGAAGCGCCGAGCTTGCGGAGCGATATCTGACCCGCTTCGGGTGAGGGTTCTGTCAAGCCAGCCACCTCACCCGTCAAGCGTCTGCACCCCACGCAGCCTAGGCTTGCGCGCATTGGGCTTGATCTCGCATCTGCGAAAGCCCTAGCATCGCGCGCTGTACAGACGCCAAACAAGAGCGTCTGACGCGACAGGCAGGCAGAGACTGAGGGGGCTGGGTTGATGTGGCGCGAGATTCCCGCCGACGAGCGGCATGAGATCAAGGTCGACGGGCACAAGGTCGTTGCCTATTCCTTCGGCAAGGGGCCGCAAACAGTGCTCCTCCTCAATGGCGGGCCGGGCCTCCCCTGCGATTACCTGCGCGAGGCGCATTCCTGCCTGATCGATCAAGGTTACCGGGTCGTGGCCTTCGATCAGCTGGGGACGGGCGCTTCCGACCGCCCGACCGACAAGGCGCTGTGGAACATCACGCGCTATGTGGCCGAAGTGGAAACCGTGCGCACAGCGCTCAATCTGGGCAAAGTGCATCTTTTGGGCCATTCCTGGGGCGGGTGGCTCGCCATCGAATATGCGGTGACGCATCCGCAAAACTTGCAGACGCTGATCCTCGAAGACACCAATGCGGATATGCCGCACCTCATTTCCGAGCTGATGCGCCTGCGTGATGCGCTGGGTTCCGAGACAGTCGCCATGATGCAGCGGCATGAGGCGCAAGGGACGCTCGACCACCCGGAATACCAGGCGGCCGTCACCATTCTCAATTACCGGCATGTCTGCCGCCTTTCGGAATGGCCGGCGCCGGTGAAGCGTTCGCTCGACGATTGGAACATGGGACCCTACGGCACCATGCAGGGGCCGAATGAGTTTCTCTATACCGGCAACCTCAAGGATTGGAACCGGGTCCCGGATCTCCATAAGATCCCTTGCCCGGTCCTCATCACCACCGGCCAGCATGACGAGCTCACCCCGGCCTGTTCGCTGCGCATGAAGCTGCATCTCAATGACGCCGAGCTGCATGTCTTCCCCAACAGCAGCCATATGCCGTTCTATGAAGAGCCCCACGCCTATTACCCGGTGCTCAACAGCTTCTTGAAACGCCATAGCGGTAGATGAAGCCGGCCGGCAAATGAACCTCTATCGCTATCGCTTCATCCTCGCCCGGCCGCTGCAATTGCTGCCGGTGCTCATCGGCATCAGCGTCATCACCTTCGTGCTTGTCCGCCTCATTCCCGGCGATCCGGCGCGCGTGCTGCTCGGCGCCAAATCAACGCCCGAGGCCATCGCCCGCATCCGCGCCCAGTTCGGCTTGGATGAGCCAATCTGGCTGCAATATGCCTACTTCCTCAAGAACCTGGCGCTGGGCGACATGGGGAAGTCGATTCTCTACAAGATGCCGGTCCTGCAATTGATCGGTGAACGTCTGGCGCCGACCGCGCTGCTGATTTCAGGCAGCGTCCTGCTGGCGCTGGCGTTGGCTGTGCCGCTGGCCTCGATCGCTGCCACCAGGCGCGGCCGTTTTGCCGATCATGCCATCCGTCTCTTTTCAACGGCTGGCCTCGGCTTCCCGCCCTTCTGGCTCGCCATCATGCTGATCATCGTCTTCAGCGTGAAATTCGATCTCTTTCCCGTGGCGGGCTATGGCGACAGCTGGGGCGACCGGCTGCATCATCTGGCGCTGCCCTGCTTCACGGTCGCCTTGGCGCTTTCTGCCGTCATCACGCGCAATCTGCGCGCCAGCATGATCGCCGAGCTGGCCTCCGACCATGCCACGGCGGCACGGGCGCGCGGCCTGTCCGAGCGGCGCGTCTTCTGGCGGCATGTGCTGCCCAATGCCGTCATCCCGGCCATCAACCTGCTCGCTGTCAATATCGGCTGGCTCATCGGCGGCACGGTGGTGATCGAAAGCGTGTTCTCGATTCCAGGCCTCGGACAATTGCTGGTGCGCGGCATCTTCACGCGCGATTACATGGTGGTGCAATCGGTCGCCATGGCCTTTGCCTGCGCCACCGTCGTCGTCAATTTTCTTGCCGACGTGCTCACGGTCGCCATCGATCCCCGGGTGGAATTATGAGAGGGGGTGGAATGGCGAGCACCACCGTGGCACTTGGCGCCGGTTGGCGCCTTCGCTTCGGCAGACACCCTTTGCCCCTGCTGCTCGGTGCCGCCATCATCGGCTGCATCGCCTTGCTGGCAATCCTGGCGCCGGTCGTCGCACCCTTCGACCCGATCGCCCAGAATCTCGAGGTGAAGCTGCAGCCACCGAGCGTCGCTCATCTCTTCGGCACCGATAATTTCGGGCGCGATATCCTGTCGCGCATCATCTGGGGTGCGCGCATCGATCTGCAGATGGGGATCATCGGCGTGTTCTTCCCCTTCCTCATCGGCACGACGATCGGTGCCATTGCCGGTTACGCGGGCCGCGCTGCCGATGCCGTGGCGATGCGCGTCGTCGATATCGTCCTGGCCTTTCCGTTCCTGGTCTTGATGCTGGCGATCATCGCCATCCTGAAACCGGGTCTTTCCAGCTTCTATATCGCCATGGCGCTGGTCGGCTGGGTGTCCTATGCGCGCCTCATCCGCGCCCAGGTGCTGGTGGCGAAATCGGCCGATTATGTGACGGCGGCCAAGAGCCTCGGCTACAGCCATCCGCGCATCCTCTTTCGCCATATCCTGCCCAACGTGCTAACCAATTCGATCGTTTTTTCGATGTCCGACGTCGTGCTGGTGGTGCTGAACGGCGCCGCGATCTCGTATCTGGGGCTGGGTGTGCAGCCGCCGACCGCCGAATGGGGCATAATGATCGCGGAAGGACAGAACTTCATCACCACCGCCTGGTGGATCACCGCGTTCCCGGGCCTTGCGATTGTCGTGATGGCCTTGGGGTTCAGCCTGCTGGCGGATGGCTTGGGCGAAAAGCTGGGGGTGCGGGAATGAGCCCGCTTCTCGCCGTCAAAAACCTCGCCGTCCGCGCCGACATGCATGGCCGCGGCTTTCATCTGGTCGAAGATGTCACCTTCTCTCTCGAGAAGGGCGAGATCTTAGGGCTCGTCGGTGAAAGCGGGTCGGGGAAGTCGGTGACCTGCCGCGCCCTTTTGCGTTTGTTGCCGGGCGCCAATCTTGCCATCACCGCGGGCGAGATCCTGTTCGAGGGCCGCGATTTTGCGAAGATGTCGGATGCCGAGATCCGCAACGAACGCGGCGCCTCGGTCGGCATGATCTTCCAGAACCCGGCGAGCCATCTCGATCCTGTCATGAGCATCGGCGACCAGGTGGCGGAATCGATCGTTCTGCATCGGAATGTCTCCAAGGCCGAGGCCTGGAGCCAGACGATCGATCTGTTGCGCCAGGTCGGCATTCCGGACCCCGAACGCCGCGCGCGCAATTTTGCTCATGAATTTTCCGGCGGCATGAAGCAGCGCGCCATGATTGCTGCGGCCCTTGCCTGCGATCCGCAGCTGCTCATCGCCGACGAACCGACCACGGCGCTCGACGTGACCGTTCAGGCACAGATCCTGCGCCTCCTCATCGATCTGCGCGACAGGCGCGGGCTTTCCATCATCCTGGTGACGCATGATCTGGGCGTCGTCGCACAGGCCTGCGATTCCATCGCCGTCATGTATGGCGGGCGCATCGTCGAGCGCGGGCCCAAGCGCGACGTGCTGAAGGCGCCCTTTCATCCTTATACGGCGCGTCTCATCGCCTGCCAGCCGGCGCATGGTGCGGGCCACGGCCTGATGCCCAGCATTCCGGGCCAGCCGCCCACGGCCGGGGACATGCCGCCAGGCTGCCGCTTCCACCCGCGCTGCGACCTGGCGCAGGCAAGCTGCCGGGAACTCATCCCGCACCTCAAGGAGCGTGTCGTCGGCCACCTGGCCGCCTGCCCCGTGAC containing:
- a CDS encoding ABC transporter permease, encoding MASTTVALGAGWRLRFGRHPLPLLLGAAIIGCIALLAILAPVVAPFDPIAQNLEVKLQPPSVAHLFGTDNFGRDILSRIIWGARIDLQMGIIGVFFPFLIGTTIGAIAGYAGRAADAVAMRVVDIVLAFPFLVLMLAIIAILKPGLSSFYIAMALVGWVSYARLIRAQVLVAKSADYVTAAKSLGYSHPRILFRHILPNVLTNSIVFSMSDVVLVVLNGAAISYLGLGVQPPTAEWGIMIAEGQNFITTAWWITAFPGLAIVVMALGFSLLADGLGEKLGVRE
- a CDS encoding ABC transporter ATP-binding protein yields the protein MSPLLAVKNLAVRADMHGRGFHLVEDVTFSLEKGEILGLVGESGSGKSVTCRALLRLLPGANLAITAGEILFEGRDFAKMSDAEIRNERGASVGMIFQNPASHLDPVMSIGDQVAESIVLHRNVSKAEAWSQTIDLLRQVGIPDPERRARNFAHEFSGGMKQRAMIAAALACDPQLLIADEPTTALDVTVQAQILRLLIDLRDRRGLSIILVTHDLGVVAQACDSIAVMYGGRIVERGPKRDVLKAPFHPYTARLIACQPAHGAGHGLMPSIPGQPPTAGDMPPGCRFHPRCDLAQASCRELIPHLKERVVGHLAACPVTELSS
- a CDS encoding proline iminopeptidase-family hydrolase, which translates into the protein MWREIPADERHEIKVDGHKVVAYSFGKGPQTVLLLNGGPGLPCDYLREAHSCLIDQGYRVVAFDQLGTGASDRPTDKALWNITRYVAEVETVRTALNLGKVHLLGHSWGGWLAIEYAVTHPQNLQTLILEDTNADMPHLISELMRLRDALGSETVAMMQRHEAQGTLDHPEYQAAVTILNYRHVCRLSEWPAPVKRSLDDWNMGPYGTMQGPNEFLYTGNLKDWNRVPDLHKIPCPVLITTGQHDELTPACSLRMKLHLNDAELHVFPNSSHMPFYEEPHAYYPVLNSFLKRHSGR
- a CDS encoding phosphotransferase enzyme family protein, which codes for MTHPLTSAQLTPIINELAAAALPRWHLGGAKVTLVNHSENWTYRVEPQDALRPVILRVHRAGYHSLNGIRSELAWMRALQAEAGVKTPQAIPGRDGADIQTVSHPALESPRHCVLFEFIDGIEPPQDDLVAPFRQLGEVAARCHTHAETWQRPAYFDRLAWDFEHAVGATPNWGDWRQGPACTRERAAVIQRAVDLLQKRLAAFGQGRDRYGYIHADFRLANLLLHEGDVRVIDFDDSGLGWFLYDAATAVSFFETRADVPELIEAWKDGYRRRRALSSAEETEIDSFILLRRLTLFAWMGSHNETELAQTEGPGYAQGSAELAERYLTRFG
- a CDS encoding ABC transporter permease yields the protein MNLYRYRFILARPLQLLPVLIGISVITFVLVRLIPGDPARVLLGAKSTPEAIARIRAQFGLDEPIWLQYAYFLKNLALGDMGKSILYKMPVLQLIGERLAPTALLISGSVLLALALAVPLASIAATRRGRFADHAIRLFSTAGLGFPPFWLAIMLIIVFSVKFDLFPVAGYGDSWGDRLHHLALPCFTVALALSAVITRNLRASMIAELASDHATAARARGLSERRVFWRHVLPNAVIPAINLLAVNIGWLIGGTVVIESVFSIPGLGQLLVRGIFTRDYMVVQSVAMAFACATVVVNFLADVLTVAIDPRVEL